The genomic stretch AGGTGATAAACGGGGAACTGGGGACGATAGAGAATGATGCCGAACATTTTAAGCGTACGAATAAGCTGACGGATCTGACATCTGATGCGGCTTTTGCCATGGAAAGGAAAAAACTGGCCGGAACGGAATTACTAAAGGCCCAAACGGAGTTGGACGTGGTGCGAAGTATTCGATTGCTGACGGAAAAGAACGAGGATGGGGAGTTCTCGTTATTGCCGGAGAATATGGGGTTGACGGATGACGGTTTGAACAACGCTCTTTCCCGTTACAATGAAATGATATTGCGGCGCGAGAAATTATTGTTGAGTGCTCGGGAGAATAACCCGATCGTGACGGGGTTGGATATGCAATTGCGAGGGGTGAAGAGTAGTATCCGTGAGGCCATCGGAAACGTGGAGAAGGGATTGATTATAAAGATCAAAGGGTTGGAACGGGAAAGTCTTTCGGTGGACGAACGATTGATTTCGGTACCCACGCAGGAGAAACAATACCGGGCAATAGCCCGCCAGCAGGAGTTGAAGGAGAATTTGTTTCTTTTTCTGATGCAAAAGCGGGAAGAGGCGGAAATTGCGAAATTGGTTTATGTGCCGACAGCGAAGATTATCGAAGATCCGGATGCGGGGGAGGGGCCTGTAAGCCCGAAGAAATCGTTGATTTTGTTGTTGGGGTGCATGTTGGGCGTGTGTATACCCGTGGGGATTATTCTGGGAATAGATATGTTGGATTCGAAAGTGAGGAGTGTTGAGGATCTCGAACGAGTGGTTCGTTTGCCTTTGCTGGGGACCTTCCCGGAGGTCGGGAATGGAAAGGTAAAAGTTGGAGAAGAGGATTTTATTCAATCGGAATCGATGCAGTTGATCCGGGAGAAATTGAATTATATCCTTAAACAACAAAAGTCCCCGGTGATTATGGTGACCTCTACCATTCCCGGAGAAGGAAAATCTATGGTTGCGACTCATCTGGCCAATGCGTATGCTAGGGCAGGTAAGCGGGTGATTGTTGTCGGATGTGACTTGCGGAATCCCAGTTTGCATAGTTTTCTTGATTTCGATCGACAGGAGGGATTGTCCGCCTATTTGGCGGGATTGTGTGATACTCCGGAGCAATTAATCTGGCGGGTTAACGAGGAGTTACACGTTTTGTTCGGGGGAGTTATACCGCCTAATCCGGTACAATTGATAGCTAGTCCACGGATGCAGGAGTTGTTGGAATATCTGAGAGGGAAGTATTCTTGTATTATTCTGGATACACCGCCTCTGGGTGTGCTGGCAGAAGGTTTTACTCTGAGTAAGTTGGCGGATGCCTGTGTTTACGTGGTGCGGGCTAATGTATTGAGAAAGGAATCGTTAAGACTTTTATCCGAGCTGGAAAAAGATAAGCGTCTATCGGATTTAGGAGTTGTTCTTAACGGGGTAAAGGTTGAATCGGGCGGGTACGGATACGGTTATGTATACGGCTATCAATACAGTTACGGTAACGGAAATACGGATCGTAAAACTTCTTGATCATGTTGTTTTTTAATAGATATAAACGATATTTTTTCGAGTATGAAGATGATATACATGCTCACGTTTTACCCGGTTTGGATGATGGGGTGAAGACGATGGATGAGGCCGTGATGATCGTGAAACGGATGGAACGGATGGGATTGAAACGATTGACGTGTACGCCCCACGTGGCTTACCCGGCTATGATAAATACACCGAAAGATGTGGAGAGTATGTTGTTCGTGTTGAAGTTGCGCTTGCAGGAGGAGGGTGTGCGTGTTGAGGTGGATTCCGGGGCGGAATACCGGATGGGGGAGTTTATGCTGGAGTTGTTGGAAAGGGGGGAAATCATGGCATCGAACCGGGGAGAAGTGTTGGTTGAGCATAGTTTTGTCGGGCCTTCCAATTACGTGGATGATATATTATTCGGTTTACAGGGACGAGGATTTTGTCCTGTGCTGGCGCATCCGGAACGGTATTCGTTTTACGCGAAGGATATTGTCCGGTATTGTGAGCGGTTTAAAGAAAAAGGTGGAAAGGTGCAGGTGAATATACTTTCATTTGCCGGATTCTATGGCAAAGAGGCTATGATGGGAGCTCGAAAATTGTGTAACGCCGCTTTGGCCGATTATTATGCCGGGGATATTCATAGCTTGCATCAAGAAATATTGATGGAAAAATATATAGGAGGAGCGTGGTAATTCTTTTTAGAATTGCTTTTTTTGAATGTTTTTTACGCTCCTCCGTTTCTTTTATTTGAATAGTTTATCCAAGCCTTTCAAGAGGTTGTTTTTTAATTCTTTACCGGCTTCTTTTTCTATTTTCTTCAATGCTTTAGACAAATCGGGGGTAATTGTCGGTTTATCCAGAGTACCACCAAGTTTGACATCAACGTCCAATGATTGAATGTTGTTGGCTCCGGGGATGGCTTTCAATACGTTGTCAATGTCTTTCCCGAAGTATTTCCGGGCAATGTTCATGGACATCGTGTAATCCATTTTGCCATCAACGGTTTGGCTGCCGGAGAAGGTGGTCGGGTTTCCTGCGATATTCGTGGTAAACGGTTCCACGATAATATTTCCTTGTTCAATCTTGAAGTCTATTTTCAAGTTGGAAATACTTAAACGGCTTAACTCGTCATTTTTCAACAGGCTGGCCAGTTGGGTCATGGCCGGATTGTCATTCAAGACAAATCCCTTGGTTGAGAGGCTACCGCCACCATTGGCCGTTGTCATGATCGGACTCATTTCTGTGTCCAGATCCGAGCTGAATTTCATGGTAGCGGATATTTTACCATTGCAGTTCATGGCAATCGGCAGGCTTTGTTTGATGAAAGAGAAAGCATTGTATGCCGAGTGAATGTCAATATCGGTAACCCGTAAATTCAAATCCGCGGAAGGCTTGGCTGGGTTTGCCGTGTTGTAGGCCCCGTTCATGATCAGGTTCCCGTTCAGCATATCCATGCTTAGGTTCTTTAGTGTGGCGATACCACCGGATGTTTCGATGTTTCCTTTGACAGAATTTATCACGAGGCTATCGAACAAAATTTCTTTGATGTTCGTGCCGAAGGCCAGTTCGATGTTTTTCGGAATAGCCAGTACACTTGATGTTTCTTCTGCCGGGGCCGAACTTTGTGTTGTTGCAGCCTGCATCGTGTCGGCCTCGGAGGTCGTCATGTTTGCCATGAATTCATTCAAGTCGATTTTGTTGGAATTCAAGGTAAAGTTACCTTTTAAGGTCTGGTCCTTGAACACGTAGGGCAGGTAGTTGGCAAGATAACCGACTAGGGCGAAGTCTGAAGAGTTGATTTTTACTTTCAAGTCTTTCAAGTTCAGTCGGGCGGGTGTGATGGTTACCTCTCCAGACGGAACAGAAATTCCGGCAGGGAAGTCCGCATTCTTGAACAACACGTTTTGTAGGGCAATCTTACCGTTTGCCGTGAACTTTTCGTATTGTTCTTTCTCTATATATTGGTATTTCCCGTCAAAGGAGAGATCGGTTGTTAAGATACCATTTAACGTGATGTCTTTTAACGGTAAGGCTTTTTTCAAACTCTCGAAGTTAATAACGCCTTTCATGCCACCCTTTAATGTCGGGTCGTCTGGGTTAACTACAAGCAGGTTCATGCTGAACGGGTTGTTGGCAACCGTGAAGGTCAAAGTACTTAAATCTGCCTTGGTTTGTGCGATGGTTCCGCCGGGGTTGGTCACTGCCAGTTTCAGATTGATTTTTTCAACCGATTCGGGAAGGTCCGGGTACTTTAGATTTGCGTTCAGAATGTTGAAACGCAAGTCAAAAGCGGGAAGATGATTCTCGTAATATTCCCCTTTTGCGGATAGGCTGAGTTGGAATTCTCCGGAAGTTTTGACCCCCTCGATTTCTTTCTGGAAATCCTTGGGAATTAATGCTAGCAGACTTTCAAATTTCGTGTCGGGTGCGTTCAGATTCAAGTCCATCGTGTATTTGTCGTCATCAATATCAATGTTTCCGGTTAAATCCAGTTTCAAGTCATTCAATGACATATCATTTTTCTTGATGTCGAATTGGAGTTCTTTCAAGTTGGCACCGATTTCGGCTTGCCAGTTGAAATCCGTGTTGTTTACCCACACGCTTTTACCTTGACGCAAATATATGTTTTTGAGTTTCAATAACACGTTTAGTATGGTGTTGGTCTCGGAAAGATTTCCTTGTAAGGCCATGTTCACGGCGTCGATCCGGGCAAATGTCTGAGCTTGTTCGTCTTGATAGTTTAACATCAGGTTACGCACTTCAATGTTGTTGAAAGCGATAGCAGTTTCCGAACCAGGCTCTTCTTTGGTTTCCACGGGTGTTTCTTCTGTTTTCATCTCTGTCGTGTCGGAAGGAACCATGATGTCCCAGTTGGCTTTTCCCTCAGCATTGACTTTGGGCATAAAATCACAATCTTTTAATAAAATGTTATTGATTATGATTTCTTTACCGGAAATTAAGGAACGTAAATTTACGGAAGCCTCGAAAAGAGGAATATTGATTAAGGTGTCCCGTGTGTTCGTTTCCTCCTTGGAAATAACCACGTTATCCAGAGAAACACTTAAGTTCGGGAAATTCTTGAACATACTTAAATGCACGTCCCCGATAGCCAATTCGGCTTGGATGTATTTTGAGGATTTCTCCTCGATTAGTCGTAGAATGTCACTTTTAAAAAAGACTGGGATAACCATCAGTGTGACAATAATTAGCACGATAATAATCGCTAGTGTTATAAATACTTTCTTCATACGCTATAAGTTATGTGTGTTGTTTGCGTTGTAAATGATAGTGTTGTAAATTATTTACGACAGGCTACCACATATTGTTTATACAAAGTTATACAAAATTATTTGAAGTAAGGTTTTATTTTTTTGAGTTTAAATGGTGGTAGAACTTTTTGGGATTCTAGGATGGAGTAGTTGATTTTACCGAATTTCCGTTTGGCATTGAAGATAAGTTGAACATCTTCATACTCTAGATAGGGATGATGTAGGACGGATTTAAAGCTCATGGTGTCCAGTTCTTTTTTCCGGATTAGAGCGGGATTCACGGAGAAGCAAGGAAGTAATGAATCTATATTCAGGTATTGGAATTTGATTTCCCCAAGCTGACGTGTAGAGTGGAAACCGCCCAATTGTTCCCGGTAACGCAGAATTTTTTTTGCGTAATATGGTCCAATGCCCCGGACGCCGATCAATGTCGTGCTGTCTGCTGAATTGAGTTCAATGACGAGATGTTTGAGGGTAACTGGTTGTGTCGTATCAGAAAGTCGGGAATAGGGAATCAAGAAAATCGGGCATTCACTCTTGTGAATGGTTTGTGGCAGAACGAATAATGCCATGGTAAGAATGCCCAGTGTGATAATTCCTTTTTTCTCCGATTTCCTGATAAACATGTGGTTGTGATTTAAGCTATATAAACGCCATCACAAGTTATGAAACTTTTTCTAAATAATAGCTATATAGCGGTAATTATTTTACATGAATTATTCGATTGCTTTTGATGTCGTTGAATGATTTCGGAAGCATATTAAAGGCGGGAGCTGTCTCAATGCTTCTTCCTTTTGCCTGCCTTCTTTGTGTTCCGGAAATTAAAGCTAAAGCCTCTGCGAGTAAAGGTTCGTTTGCATCGCCCAGTTGGATACCGTTGAAAAGATCTTCATTGACTTCGTGTTGGGGAATCATGCCTTCCAGGGAGCTCGGGTACCCGTTGATATTGGAGAATCGGGAGCATACAGGGAATATTAACCAGTTGGCCAATTCTTCATCGGCAACCATTTTTCCATTCTCTTCGTATTGCGGGGAGAACGAGTACATGGTGACATATTTTCCGTAAGTTTGGGTTCCCACGAGTTCAACGTCCATAAAGGCTTTGAGACAGGCAATCGTGTACTCGGAGGCTGAAATTGTTTCACGAGTGGTCAAAATATATATTTTTTTGGAAGGTAAATCCAAGTTACAATTAGTTTCCACGAAGAATCTGTTAAGTAAACCATCGTATTGGGGATCACTTTCAAATATCTTTTGGCAAGGAGTGTTCCATGTTTCTTTAGAAAGAAGTGTACCTTCTATGGCTTTTTCTTTGGGAACGATCGCACTACACAAGAATGTGGATGCTTCATCATCTCCCCCGTGATTATATCTGAGGTCGAGTACAAGATCGGTGATTCCGGCTTCCTTAAATTCGTTGAATGCTTTTGCGATGCTGGAGTTGAATGTTTTTGAGAAGAGGGTGTACATGAGGTAACCGATTTTGTGATTTCCCAGTTCGAAGAGCTTCGTGATAAGAATGGGGTCCGTGTCCATCTTTCGAGAGGTGATGGTGACGGTTTGTCCCGTGGAACCAATGGCGTTCCCCTCTCGTTTACCTAGGCCCAGTCGTAGCGTTCCGGGTTTGGTAAGCTTGTTGAGATCGTCTTCCGTGAGGTTTTGTGAGTTCAGTTTTACAATGATGTCTCCTCGTTTCAGCTTTTCAGCAGCCGGAGAACCGGGATAGACATATTGGACGACTGCAAAGCATTCTTTGCTGTTTGAAAATTGCCCGTAAGCAAGTCCGTAACCGTAAGTTTCTCCCGTTCCTTCCATTTCGTCTAAAAATTCGTCCACGTCATCTGTGATCAGGGACCATTTGTCCTTGGAGGAAAGAAGAGCCTTGAAATATTCTTTCGGGTCTTTTTCTGATTCCGGTTTAATATCCGGTATTTCGTCATACCACAAGTAGAATGTAGATAAATTGCTCTGAATGAATTGATTCATTCGTGTGGCTAATTCATCGTCTTCCGAGTGATTGTTATCTTTCTCACAGGAAACTAAAAGAGATAGCACAAGGAATAAAGAAAATAGAATTTTTGATGTATTCATGAATGATTTTTTTGTGATTGTTTGGTAAAATAAGTAAAATATACCGACAATTCCTATCTTTTGTCCGAATTTATGGCGAGGAAACGGGAGACTCAATTAAATCATAATGAAGTTTTTACTCTTTTCATGAAAAAAATGCGTGAAAATAATTCGAAATAAATTTGTGAGAGAAACAAAAAGATATACCTTTGCAACCGCAATTGAGAAACACAATTGAAGGATTCAGTAGCTCAGCCGGTAGAGCACAACACTTTTAATGTTGGGGTCCTGGGTTCGAGTCCCAGCTGGATCACGGAAGGCGATTACGAAAGTAGTCGCCTTTTGCGTTGATATGGATTGTTACAATGTTCAGTAAAAATTGATCAACCGGAAAATCTGTGTTTTCACGTCCATGATATTACTCTAATCCAACCCGGATAAAGAAGTAATTTAACCCAAATAATCTGATAGTGTCCCCAAAAGTGTGTAAATCCTTTCTTTTTTCATCTTTGCAAATCTATTCATTTTTAATAAAATAATCTTGATTCTAAAAAATTATAAATAGGGTATTTATAAATATCCGCGTTTTGAGCCACGGTCCCCATCAGTAGAATGGATAGTGTTTCAAAAAGT from Butyricimonas virosa encodes the following:
- a CDS encoding GumC family protein translates to MNENVSREIQSDQEDVIDLGKLFYKILVRWRWFIISVPLCLAAALFYCLISTPVYDIHGKVMISDTKKGELGTNVMMKELGLSRAGDVYVENEMVELQSKNLMREVVRDLELNIRYTQECFFRNHELYNDSPVKILVDHPEGIKDTCLYVLLTANEEVVVTDPKGEVIRRGHFSESISMGDYCISVEKNEEYMGRELREVRINLDSYETATKAFYKSLSITPLEKNTNAVRIALKDPVPVRGVELIHALVDRYNQNGVTDKQQVSAKTVEFINARLQVINGELGTIENDAEHFKRTNKLTDLTSDAAFAMERKKLAGTELLKAQTELDVVRSIRLLTEKNEDGEFSLLPENMGLTDDGLNNALSRYNEMILRREKLLLSARENNPIVTGLDMQLRGVKSSIREAIGNVEKGLIIKIKGLERESLSVDERLISVPTQEKQYRAIARQQELKENLFLFLMQKREEAEIAKLVYVPTAKIIEDPDAGEGPVSPKKSLILLLGCMLGVCIPVGIILGIDMLDSKVRSVEDLERVVRLPLLGTFPEVGNGKVKVGEEDFIQSESMQLIREKLNYILKQQKSPVIMVTSTIPGEGKSMVATHLANAYARAGKRVIVVGCDLRNPSLHSFLDFDRQEGLSAYLAGLCDTPEQLIWRVNEELHVLFGGVIPPNPVQLIASPRMQELLEYLRGKYSCIILDTPPLGVLAEGFTLSKLADACVYVVRANVLRKESLRLLSELEKDKRLSDLGVVLNGVKVESGGYGYGYVYGYQYSYGNGNTDRKTS
- a CDS encoding tyrosine-protein phosphatase; translated protein: MLFFNRYKRYFFEYEDDIHAHVLPGLDDGVKTMDEAVMIVKRMERMGLKRLTCTPHVAYPAMINTPKDVESMLFVLKLRLQEEGVRVEVDSGAEYRMGEFMLELLERGEIMASNRGEVLVEHSFVGPSNYVDDILFGLQGRGFCPVLAHPERYSFYAKDIVRYCERFKEKGGKVQVNILSFAGFYGKEAMMGARKLCNAALADYYAGDIHSLHQEILMEKYIGGAW
- a CDS encoding AsmA family protein, with the translated sequence MKKVFITLAIIIVLIIVTLMVIPVFFKSDILRLIEEKSSKYIQAELAIGDVHLSMFKNFPNLSVSLDNVVISKEETNTRDTLINIPLFEASVNLRSLISGKEIIINNILLKDCDFMPKVNAEGKANWDIMVPSDTTEMKTEETPVETKEEPGSETAIAFNNIEVRNLMLNYQDEQAQTFARIDAVNMALQGNLSETNTILNVLLKLKNIYLRQGKSVWVNNTDFNWQAEIGANLKELQFDIKKNDMSLNDLKLDLTGNIDIDDDKYTMDLNLNAPDTKFESLLALIPKDFQKEIEGVKTSGEFQLSLSAKGEYYENHLPAFDLRFNILNANLKYPDLPESVEKINLKLAVTNPGGTIAQTKADLSTLTFTVANNPFSMNLLVVNPDDPTLKGGMKGVINFESLKKALPLKDITLNGILTTDLSFDGKYQYIEKEQYEKFTANGKIALQNVLFKNADFPAGISVPSGEVTITPARLNLKDLKVKINSSDFALVGYLANYLPYVFKDQTLKGNFTLNSNKIDLNEFMANMTTSEADTMQAATTQSSAPAEETSSVLAIPKNIELAFGTNIKEILFDSLVINSVKGNIETSGGIATLKNLSMDMLNGNLIMNGAYNTANPAKPSADLNLRVTDIDIHSAYNAFSFIKQSLPIAMNCNGKISATMKFSSDLDTEMSPIMTTANGGGSLSTKGFVLNDNPAMTQLASLLKNDELSRLSISNLKIDFKIEQGNIIVEPFTTNIAGNPTTFSGSQTVDGKMDYTMSMNIARKYFGKDIDNVLKAIPGANNIQSLDVDVKLGGTLDKPTITPDLSKALKKIEKEAGKELKNNLLKGLDKLFK
- a CDS encoding ComEA family DNA-binding protein, which codes for MFIRKSEKKGIITLGILTMALFVLPQTIHKSECPIFLIPYSRLSDTTQPVTLKHLVIELNSADSTTLIGVRGIGPYYAKKILRYREQLGGFHSTRQLGEIKFQYLNIDSLLPCFSVNPALIRKKELDTMSFKSVLHHPYLEYEDVQLIFNAKRKFGKINYSILESQKVLPPFKLKKIKPYFK
- a CDS encoding S41 family peptidase, with the translated sequence MNTSKILFSLFLVLSLLVSCEKDNNHSEDDELATRMNQFIQSNLSTFYLWYDEIPDIKPESEKDPKEYFKALLSSKDKWSLITDDVDEFLDEMEGTGETYGYGLAYGQFSNSKECFAVVQYVYPGSPAAEKLKRGDIIVKLNSQNLTEDDLNKLTKPGTLRLGLGKREGNAIGSTGQTVTITSRKMDTDPILITKLFELGNHKIGYLMYTLFSKTFNSSIAKAFNEFKEAGITDLVLDLRYNHGGDDEASTFLCSAIVPKEKAIEGTLLSKETWNTPCQKIFESDPQYDGLLNRFFVETNCNLDLPSKKIYILTTRETISASEYTIACLKAFMDVELVGTQTYGKYVTMYSFSPQYEENGKMVADEELANWLIFPVCSRFSNINGYPSSLEGMIPQHEVNEDLFNGIQLGDANEPLLAEALALISGTQRRQAKGRSIETAPAFNMLPKSFNDIKSNRIIHVK